The following nucleotide sequence is from Mycobacterium sp. 3519A.
GCGCCCTGATGGCCGAACACGTGTGCCAGGGGTTGCGGGAAGCCGGGGTGAAGACCGAATCGCTGCGGATGGTCGACTACGCGATCCACCCGGGTGTGGAGGCTGATATGGGCGATGGCGACGAATGGCCCAAGATCCGCCAAAGCATCCTGGACTCCGACATTCTCGTGCTCGCCACGCCGATCTGGGTCGGCCACCCGTGCAGCATCGCGCAGCGGGTCCTCGAACGCCTCGACGCCGAGTTGTCGAATACGGACGACGCCGGGCGGCCGGTCATGGTGGGCAAAGTCGCGATCGTCGCGGTGGTGGGCAACGAGGACGGGGCGCACAAGGTCATCGCCGACATGTTCCAGGGCCTCAACGACATCGGCTTCTCCATTCCCTCGCAGGCCGGAACGTACTGGACCGGCGAGGCGATGCAGTCGAAGAACTACGACGACCTCGACCAAGTCCCCGAACCCGTCGCCAAGACCACGGCGTCGGCCGCCCGCAACGCCGCCCATCTCGCCGCGGTGCTGCGCCGCGAGCAGTATCCGCCGAACACGTGACTGCGCCGCCGGGGAGTCCTACCGTTGAAATCAGCCCAGTTTCGGCGGGTGTAGGTATGCCGAGAGAGGAGTACCGATGAAGGGCCCGAAGGATCCTGTCGACCACGCGCGGACGACGCGGCCGCACGCAGGCGAGTCGATGAAGGACAACAAAATCATGCCGGGGCTGATCGTGATCGGCGTCGCCCTTGTGCTTTTCGTTTCCGCACTGGCCGCGCACGCCTCGGCGCATCACAACGTCGGGATCAGCCTCGGGATCACGTCCCTTGTGCTGTTCCTCATTGGAGGAGGCTGGCTGCTCGTCGAGCATCTGCGGGTTCGGCGCATCGAAGAGCGTTGGTACGCAGAGCATCCCGATGCCCACCGGCAACGCCCGAGTAGTTGAGACGCAAAGAGGCCCAGCCGATCGGCTGGGCCTCTTTGTCATGTCAGCGCTCAGCGCTGCTCGGATTCCTGACGCCGCTCGGCGGCATGTGCGCCAGCGCGAGCGGATTCCGCTTCGGCTTCCTTCTTGGCGGCGTCCTTCTGGGCGTCGGCCTTGTCCTGCTGGGCCTTGCCCTCGCGGGTCAGATCGTCACGGCCCGTGACGGTGCCGACCGCTTCCTTCGCCTTGCCCTTGACGTCTTCGACGGCGCCCTTGATGCCTTCTTCCGGGCCACTGTTCTTCTCGGTCATGCTTACCCTTCCGCAGTTGACTTGGATCGGGGGGCCCTGAGGGCCGACAAGAGGAATCTCCCCTCGCTGCGGGGTGGCATTCCCGTGGCCCGGAATGGCTAAACGCCCCCGTCGCGCAGCACGGGCGAATACCGGGTGAAACCGGGGCGCAATCTGACCAGGTCAGAGCCGATACGGGCGACGTCGTCCCAGGCGGCGACGAAGGTGCCGCGATGCCGCCACCGCATCAGTGCGGCGATCATCACAGGGGCATTGGCCGCGGAACGCTCGTAGCCGAGAAACGACGATCTCGTGCGGGGGCTGATCACCAGGCCGAGAACCCGCGGCGTCGCCGGATCGAGCGCCTCTGAGGTCGTCAATCGGACGTCGACCACCGTGCCCACCGGATGGTTCCCGGCATCGACGACGCGCAACCCCAGCACCTCACTCAGCAGCATGTCTGCCTCCCGGGATGTGCTTGATGATCCGATCGCACAGCCACCTCTCCATCCAGCCGCTGTCGAGGGCCACATCAGTGGGTTTCAGCGTCACCACCACTGACACCGAGGCGACCAGATCCCACGGGATGGCCTGCAGGCGGGACCGAGGGGGCATGCCGCCGAAGATCCGGGTCGCCACGACGTGACCGGACAGCAGCGAGGTGACCTGCGGGGCGTCGCTGCCTTCCGCGATGTCCTTGTCGAACTCCACTCCCGACAGTTCGAGGTCGTCGACGATGCCCGCAGGATCGCCGGCGTCGTCGAGCAGTTGGCGGTCAAGCAGATGCAAGCGAGCGTCGAGCACTCGGCCACGGTGTGACTGGATGGGAAGCTCGCTCATTGACCGGCTCCTGTCACGATCATCAGCGGGATCGCGGCCAGCGACGCCGCCAAGATGATCACCAGATACACGGAGGCGAAGACGTTCGTCACCCTCCCGTTGGTGTCCGCCCCCATGTACTGGGAATCGTTGGCCACGATCAGGATTGGCAGATACGTCAGCGGCAACGCGATGGCAGAGAACACGACCGAATACTCGGTGACCATGATCGGGTCGACGCCGGTGTAGAGCACTGCGGCGCCGACGACGATCGTCACGATCATCACCACGTGAAACCGCGCGGCCTGTGCCGGCCGCCGGAACTTTCCCCACGGCCAACCAAGGAATTGGGCCAGGATGTAGCCGCCGGACAACGCGGTTTCCAGCGCGGCGCCGAACGTCGCGGCGACGATCCCGACGATCGCGAAGGCCAGGAACAGCTTTCCGCCCGCGGCCACGACCGGCATCACCGTCTCCGACAGTGTCGTGACTTCGATCTGGTTGGGCAGCAACACGAGTGTCGCGCATGCGGCGATCGCGATCGACAACATCCCGCCGAGCGGGAAGCCGACCAACACGTTGAGCCGCGATGTCCCGAGATCCTTCTTGGTCCAATGCTCCTCCACCGCTCCTGAGGAGAAGAAGAACACCTCGTACGGTGTCATCGCGGCACCGAACAGTGCGACCGCGAAATACCAGTAGGTCGCCGCCGACTCCTTCTCCGGTATGACCGGCGACGTGACCTGATGCGCGAGGTCGCCCCAATTCGGCTGCAGCGCAAACACACTGACCGCGAAGATGATGAGGAACAGCCCGAGCAGCCCGGTCACGTTCTCCATGATGGAGAACTTGACGCGCCACACCACCACCCACACTCCGAACGCCGCGACCGGGATCCACATCGTCGGTCCGACGTCGGTGGCCAGTTGCAGTGCCAATGCGACGCCGCCGATCTCGGCGGTCAGCGTCATCAGGTTGATGAAGAACGACGCGGACAGGTTCGCCGCCGCGGCGCGTGGGCCGAGGCGCTCGCGGATGATCTCGAATGTCGCTCTGCCGCTGACGGCGGCGACTCGTCCGGCCATGTTGGCGTACAGACAGATGCCGACCACGCCGACGATGACCACCCAGACCAGCGCCATGCCGAATCGCGAACCGACGACGGTGTTGGTCACCAGATCGCCGATGTCGACGAATCCGCCGATGGCGGTGAGGATTCCCAGAGCGACTGAGAAGAGCTTCTTCATCAGTGGTACGCGCTCTCGAGAGCGTCGGCCGCCGCGCGCAGGTCGTCACGCGCCTGCTGGGCGGGCGGCACTTTGGTGACGTCACGAATCGTCGCGCCGGCCGCGTTCAGTTGCGCGATGATGTCGGTCATCGATTGGGTCAGCATGCGCTGGCGGTCGACGTCGATCCGATCCTGCGCCCGCAATTCGGCAATTCCCTTGTAGGCCTTGACCACCTCGTCGCGCGCATCGGTGAGCGCAACGCTGGTGAATTGGGTGGTGGACCGCCGCTGCAGCCACATATCCAGAGCCAGCGCACCGCTGCGGGCCGCGCCGGTGGACTCCTCCATGGACTGAGCCAGTTGACCCGGCATACCGTCGCGGTTGGCCGGACAGCGGGTCAACAGCAGGCCGAGGGCGACGAAGAATGCCGCCAGGAGAACTCCGGCCCGCCAGCGGCGCGGGCGTCCACTCTGTTGTGCCACGGCGACTCCCGTCAGCCCACGTCGTCGTCCTCGGGGTCGATCTCGACGATCTCGAGCTGTTCCTGCCAGTCGGCGGGTGCCGTCTCGAGCGGCGGAGTGTCCGGCGGTTCGGCGGAGGCCTCTTCGTCGAGCGCAGGCTCTCTCGCAGGCCGCGTTTGCTCGACGGCGTCGGCGACAGGCACGTCGTCGGGAAGGTGTTCGCTGTCTGGCATGTCGATCGGATACCCCCTCTGATCTTGCCGAAAACCGGGCCGCGGGCTGCCTACCGGTCCGGTTTACGAACGTAGGGTAGTCACTTCGCGAAGAGTCGATGACTCGACCTTTACCGCAGAATGGCTTCGGGTAAGCGGTTCGCATGTCGGGACCGCAAGCCACTCGTTCGGTGTTGGTGTGGCATGTGCATGGGTCCTGGACGGAGGCGTTCGTCGCGGGCAGGCATCGTTGTGTACTTCCCGTGAACGAGAATCGGGACGCATACGGACGCGGTCTGTGTGGTAGGAAATGGCCTCGCGCCGAGGAGATTTCGTCGTGCCAACTGCGCGCTGAAGAGATCGACATGGTGATCTTGCAGCGGCCCGATGAGATCGAGTTGGCGACACGCTGGTTGGGCCGCAGACCAGGTGTCGACATCCCGGCGGTCTACGTCGAGCACAACGCGCCTCGGCCCTTCGCCGTCGACAGCGTGCACCCGCTGGCTGGGCGCGACGACATCCCGCTGATCCATGTGACCGACTTCAACCGATTGATGTGGGACAACGGCAAGGCGCCCACCAAAGTGATCAACCATGGCATCGCCGATCCCGGATTTCTGTATACCGGCGAGATTGCGGCCGCGGCCACCATGATCAACGAGCCGCGCAGGCGCTGGCGCACCGTCGGCGCTGATTTGCTGGACGAATTGTCGCGACACGCGCGGATCGATGTGTGGGGCATCGGCAGCGAGGCGATGTCCACGCCGCCCCGACTCTGCGGAAAAGGTGATGTACAGGCGCCGCGACTACTGCACCAGGTGGCGCGGCGGCGGGTGTATCTGCACACCGCTCGGTGGACCTCACTCGGGCTTTCGCTCATCGAGGCGATGTTTCTGGGCATGCCGGTGGTGGCGGTCGCGTCCACCATGACACCGCTGGTGGTGCCGCAGGAGGCGGGCGTGGTCAGCGCTGACGTCGCGACGCTGGCACATGCGCTGGAGGGTTTCGTGACCGACGCCTCCGCCGCCTCCGCGGCGGGCAAGGCCGCCCGCGACTTCGCCACCACCCATTTCGCGCTCGACCGGTTCCTCGCCGAATGGGACGACGTCATCCAGACCACATGTGGACAGCGCTCGAAGGAAGGGTCCTGATGAAGGTCGCGATGGTCTCCGAACACGCCAGTCCGCTGGCAGTGCTCGGCGGCGCCGATGCAGGCGGACAGAACGTGCATGTCGCGGAGCTGTCAGCGGCGTTGACGCGCCGGGGCCACACGGTCACGGTTTACACCCGGCGCGACGAGCCCGATCTGCCGGAACGCGTCGACATGCCGCAGGGATACACGGTCGTGCATGTGCCCGCAGGACCCGCCGAACACCTCCCAAAGGACGAATTGCTGCGCCACATGGGTTTGTTCGCCCAATTCCTGGACGCGCGGTGGAGCGCCGACCGCCCGGACGTGACGCACGCCCATTTCTGGATGTCAGGCGTCGCAGCCCAATTGGCGGCCCGCCATCTGGAAATCCCTGCTGTACAGACTTTCCACGCGCTCGGTGTGGTGAAGCGTAGGCACCAGGGTGCCAACGACACCAGCCCCAAGGAGCGCCACCAGCTCGAGGCGATGGTGGCCCGCTGCGCCTCATGGGTTGCCGCCACCTGTACCGACGAGGTCTTCGAATTGGTCAGGATGGGCCGATCCCGGACCAGGATGTCGGTCGTGCCCTGCGGGGTGGATGTGGACGTTTTCACACCCGACGGCCCTGTGGCACCGCGCGGTGACCGGCACCGCGTCGTCAGTGTCGGAAGGTTCGTGTCCCGCAAGGGTTTCGACGTCGTGGTGCGGGCATTGCCCGCAATACCCGACACCGAACTCGTCATCGTCGGTGGTCCGAAGAAATCCAAACTGAAGTCGGATCCGGAAGCCCGCCGATTGTTGAAGCTGGCCGACGAACTCGGGGTGGCCGACCGTGTCCATCTCTACGGATCCGTCGAGCGCGCTGACATGCCGGCGATACTGCGGTCAGCCGACGTGGTCGCCTGCACACCGTGGTACGAGCCGTTCGGCATCGTTCCGCTGGAAGCGATGGCCTGCGGTGTGCCGGTGGTCGCGGCCGCCGTCGGCGGCATGCTCGACACCGTCGTGCACGACGTCACCGGTCGCCTTGTCAAGCCGAACAGCCCGGCCCATGTGGCCGCAGCGATCAAACAGTTGGTGCGCGACGACTTTCTGCGCCAAAGCCTCGGCGCCGCGGGCCGCGACCGTGCGAAGGCCCGCTACACCTGGGACCGGATCGCCGCGGATACGTTCCGGATCTATGACCGGCTGGTCCCCGCCGAGCAACCCGTTACGGCAGCGTCGGCGTCGAAGCTCTCGTTGGGATGACCGGTTCACTGCGACTCCAGCACTGCCAGCGCATGTTCCACGCTGGCGGGCAGCGGCCTGCGCTCGTTGACGACATCGGGCAGCCGCCGAACAGCCTCGACGGCGGCGCGCGCATGTTCACGATCTTTCAGCGCGCCGGCGAACAGCGCGCCGGCGGCTTTGAGGCAGTGGGGCATTGGACGCCGCATCCACGTGGTCAGCACCGCGTTACGCAGTGTTCGAGCGTCCTGCGCCGCTGCGCTTTTACGCACAGCGGACGGCTGGTGGATGGCGACGAGATCCGGGCAGTAGCACAGATCCCAGCCCAGCGCGGCCATGTCGACAGCGAGCAGTTCCTCTTCGCCGCGGAAGTGCAGGATCTCGCTGAAACCCCCTGCCGCCTCGAACGCGTGCTTACGCACCATCGAGGCACAGCTCATGAACCCGAGGACCGACGGCCCCGGCAGATCGGAACGCTGACCGAGCGGACTCGCTGCCAGCTGCGCACAGAACGGGTCCTCCCGGTGCTGCGGCCACACGATCGTCCGCGCGGCAACCAGGCCCAACGACGGGTGCCGGTCGAACAACGCGGCGCCGATCGCCGGGGACTCAGGCGTCCACCACGAGTCGTCGTCGCAGAACGCGACATACGGGGTTTGCGACGCGGCCACCCCCACGTTGCGGCCCACTGCCCCCATGTTCTCCGTCAGCTCGATGACCCGCAGACGACCCGCGGCCTTCGCCGCGAAACGGTTCATGATTGCCACGGAGTCATCGCGGGAATCGTTGTCCACGAAGATGATTGGGCAACACGTGCTGTCGAGCAACCTGGCCACCGTGGTGACCAGCTCATCAGCACGGTCGCGGCTGGCGATGACGAACGACGTGCGTGCCATGGCATCCATAACGGTGCCGCCTACCCACGGCAGCGAAGGACAAACACCTATGCATGAACTCAACCGCGTGATGGTGACCGGCGGCGGCGGTTTCATCGGCGCACACCTGTGCGCACGCCTGCTCGACGACGGCGCGGAGGTGTTCTGCGTCGACGACATGTCGACGAGCGCTCCGACAGCGGCCAATGCGCTTCTCGGCAGGCCCGGCTACCACCTCATCCGGCACGACATCAGTCACCCGCTACGGGTGCACGTCGATGTCGACACGGTGCTGCACCTGGCCTCACCGGCGTCACCGGCGGATTACCTGCGTCTGCCGGTGCAGACAATGCGCACGGGCGCGCTGGGCACCGCCAACGTGCTCGACATCGCGGAACGCTGCGGCGCCCGCATGGTGTTGGCGTCCACCAGTGAGGTCTACGGCGACCCGTTGCAGCACCCGCAGCACGAAACATACTGGGGCAACGTCAATCCCATCGGACCGCGAAGCGTGTACGACGAGGCGAAACGGTTCGCCGAAGCCTTGACGTTCGCCTATCGGCGAGTGCGCTCGGCCGACGTGGGCGTGGCGCGCATCTTCAACACCTACGGGCCGGGCATGCGCTCCGATGACGGCCGCATGGTCCCGACGTTCTGCAACCAGGCGCTGGCAGGAGAGCCGATCACGGTGACCGGCACCGGCCAGCAGACCCGCTCGCTGTGCTATGTCGACGACACGGTCGACGCACTGATCGCGCTCGCCCGCTCCGACTATGCGGGACCGGTCAACGTCGGAAACCCCGCCGAACTGTCGGTGCTGCACATCGCCGAACTCATCCGCGACCTCGCGGGCAGCCGGTCCCCGATTCATTTCGTGCCCGCGGTCGAGGACGACCCGCAGCGCCGCTGTCCGGACATCACAGTCGCGCGTGCACACCTGGACTGGCGACCGCTGGTGGACTACCGGACCGGACTCGACGCCACCGTGCAGTGGTTCCGAAATCAGCGCGACGCGGATCTCTCGACATCGGCTGCCCTGCAGGGAAGTTAGGAGACCCCT
It contains:
- a CDS encoding flavodoxin family protein, whose protein sequence is MPETSSGPLRAVALVCSLKPSPAPSSSALMAEHVCQGLREAGVKTESLRMVDYAIHPGVEADMGDGDEWPKIRQSILDSDILVLATPIWVGHPCSIAQRVLERLDAELSNTDDAGRPVMVGKVAIVAVVGNEDGAHKVIADMFQGLNDIGFSIPSQAGTYWTGEAMQSKNYDDLDQVPEPVAKTTASAARNAAHLAAVLRREQYPPNT
- the usfY gene encoding protein UsfY encodes the protein MKGPKDPVDHARTTRPHAGESMKDNKIMPGLIVIGVALVLFVSALAAHASAHHNVGISLGITSLVLFLIGGGWLLVEHLRVRRIEERWYAEHPDAHRQRPSS
- a CDS encoding CsbD family protein, giving the protein MTEKNSGPEEGIKGAVEDVKGKAKEAVGTVTGRDDLTREGKAQQDKADAQKDAAKKEAEAESARAGAHAAERRQESEQR
- a CDS encoding PRC-barrel domain-containing protein, giving the protein MLLSEVLGLRVVDAGNHPVGTVVDVRLTTSEALDPATPRVLGLVISPRTRSSFLGYERSAANAPVMIAALMRWRHRGTFVAAWDDVARIGSDLVRLRPGFTRYSPVLRDGGV
- a CDS encoding Nramp family divalent metal transporter yields the protein MKKLFSVALGILTAIGGFVDIGDLVTNTVVGSRFGMALVWVVIVGVVGICLYANMAGRVAAVSGRATFEIIRERLGPRAAAANLSASFFINLMTLTAEIGGVALALQLATDVGPTMWIPVAAFGVWVVVWRVKFSIMENVTGLLGLFLIIFAVSVFALQPNWGDLAHQVTSPVIPEKESAATYWYFAVALFGAAMTPYEVFFFSSGAVEEHWTKKDLGTSRLNVLVGFPLGGMLSIAIAACATLVLLPNQIEVTTLSETVMPVVAAGGKLFLAFAIVGIVAATFGAALETALSGGYILAQFLGWPWGKFRRPAQAARFHVVMIVTIVVGAAVLYTGVDPIMVTEYSVVFSAIALPLTYLPILIVANDSQYMGADTNGRVTNVFASVYLVIILAASLAAIPLMIVTGAGQ
- a CDS encoding glycosyltransferase — translated: MSGPQATRSVLVWHVHGSWTEAFVAGRHRCVLPVNENRDAYGRGLCGRKWPRAEEISSCQLRAEEIDMVILQRPDEIELATRWLGRRPGVDIPAVYVEHNAPRPFAVDSVHPLAGRDDIPLIHVTDFNRLMWDNGKAPTKVINHGIADPGFLYTGEIAAAATMINEPRRRWRTVGADLLDELSRHARIDVWGIGSEAMSTPPRLCGKGDVQAPRLLHQVARRRVYLHTARWTSLGLSLIEAMFLGMPVVAVASTMTPLVVPQEAGVVSADVATLAHALEGFVTDASAASAAGKAARDFATTHFALDRFLAEWDDVIQTTCGQRSKEGS
- a CDS encoding glycosyltransferase yields the protein MKVAMVSEHASPLAVLGGADAGGQNVHVAELSAALTRRGHTVTVYTRRDEPDLPERVDMPQGYTVVHVPAGPAEHLPKDELLRHMGLFAQFLDARWSADRPDVTHAHFWMSGVAAQLAARHLEIPAVQTFHALGVVKRRHQGANDTSPKERHQLEAMVARCASWVAATCTDEVFELVRMGRSRTRMSVVPCGVDVDVFTPDGPVAPRGDRHRVVSVGRFVSRKGFDVVVRALPAIPDTELVIVGGPKKSKLKSDPEARRLLKLADELGVADRVHLYGSVERADMPAILRSADVVACTPWYEPFGIVPLEAMACGVPVVAAAVGGMLDTVVHDVTGRLVKPNSPAHVAAAIKQLVRDDFLRQSLGAAGRDRAKARYTWDRIAADTFRIYDRLVPAEQPVTAASASKLSLG
- a CDS encoding glycosyltransferase family 2 protein is translated as MARTSFVIASRDRADELVTTVARLLDSTCCPIIFVDNDSRDDSVAIMNRFAAKAAGRLRVIELTENMGAVGRNVGVAASQTPYVAFCDDDSWWTPESPAIGAALFDRHPSLGLVAARTIVWPQHREDPFCAQLAASPLGQRSDLPGPSVLGFMSCASMVRKHAFEAAGGFSEILHFRGEEELLAVDMAALGWDLCYCPDLVAIHQPSAVRKSAAAQDARTLRNAVLTTWMRRPMPHCLKAAGALFAGALKDREHARAAVEAVRRLPDVVNERRPLPASVEHALAVLESQ
- a CDS encoding NAD-dependent epimerase/dehydratase family protein — encoded protein: MHELNRVMVTGGGGFIGAHLCARLLDDGAEVFCVDDMSTSAPTAANALLGRPGYHLIRHDISHPLRVHVDVDTVLHLASPASPADYLRLPVQTMRTGALGTANVLDIAERCGARMVLASTSEVYGDPLQHPQHETYWGNVNPIGPRSVYDEAKRFAEALTFAYRRVRSADVGVARIFNTYGPGMRSDDGRMVPTFCNQALAGEPITVTGTGQQTRSLCYVDDTVDALIALARSDYAGPVNVGNPAELSVLHIAELIRDLAGSRSPIHFVPAVEDDPQRRCPDITVARAHLDWRPLVDYRTGLDATVQWFRNQRDADLSTSAALQGS